The proteins below are encoded in one region of Paenibacillus albus:
- a CDS encoding ABC transporter ATP-binding protein has protein sequence MLELSKVSKLFFPGTPDEKAALIGINLTLKPGDFVTVIGSNGAGKSTLMNIISGVVSPDSGDVRIDGNIVSELPEYKRGRWIGRVFQDPMAGTAPHLTIEENLSIAYVRGKKRGLSFGITRAKRAFFQEQLKKLGIGLDNRLRAKVGQLSGGERQALSLLMATFTEPQILLLDEHTAALDPARAELITRLTESIVREMKLTTLMVTHNMEQAIRLGNRLIMMDKGRIILDIDEQRKKDLTVEQLLREFENISGHKMADDRVVFG, from the coding sequence ATGCTGGAGCTATCTAAGGTGTCTAAGCTCTTCTTCCCCGGAACGCCGGATGAGAAGGCGGCGCTTATTGGCATTAATCTTACTCTGAAACCGGGGGATTTCGTAACGGTTATCGGAAGTAACGGTGCCGGGAAGTCGACGCTGATGAATATTATTTCCGGTGTCGTCTCGCCGGATTCGGGCGATGTGCGCATCGACGGCAACATTGTCTCGGAGCTGCCGGAGTACAAGCGTGGCCGCTGGATCGGCCGCGTCTTCCAGGATCCGATGGCGGGCACTGCGCCCCATCTGACGATTGAGGAGAACCTGTCGATTGCGTATGTAAGAGGCAAGAAGCGCGGATTAAGCTTCGGTATCACGCGTGCGAAGCGAGCTTTCTTCCAAGAACAGCTGAAGAAGCTGGGGATCGGCCTTGATAATCGGCTGCGTGCCAAGGTTGGGCAGCTGTCCGGCGGGGAACGCCAAGCGCTCAGCCTGCTCATGGCGACGTTCACCGAGCCGCAGATTCTTCTGCTGGATGAGCATACCGCGGCACTTGACCCGGCGCGAGCCGAGCTTATTACGCGCCTCACGGAGAGCATCGTTCGCGAGATGAAGTTAACGACCTTAATGGTCACGCACAACATGGAGCAGGCGATACGACTTGGCAACAGGCTAATTATGATGGATAAGGGCCGTATCATCCTCGATATTGACGAGCAGCGCAAGAAAGACCTGACGGTCGAGCAGCTGCTTCGCGAATTCGAGAACATCAGCGGTCATAAGATGGCGGATGATCGTGTTGTGTTTGGTTAA
- a CDS encoding LysR family transcriptional regulator, producing the protein MDSSQLEAFLAICQIQNFTKAAEHLHISQSAVTARIKGLEAAVGKTLFLRDNRNVSLTQAGIAFLPYAERMMRLYEESKLTLSEQFEHQLVLSGPGSVWHYRYLPHILAFREAHPEIAVKFLSNIDAGYMVRDLLQDGVVHVSVRFDPPAHPKVTQQLLFEDEIILVSAVERTAAVDKADFFSPSYLHIEWGYPFPDWFAGVVGNGYVPALHTDHSTIMLTMLLQGTGFGFLPISIAQPYLDEKQLFRLPCEFETPTIRAYAQYLTEQQEHLTVRLGLELLGM; encoded by the coding sequence TTGGATTCCTCCCAGCTGGAAGCTTTCTTAGCGATATGCCAAATCCAGAATTTCACCAAAGCCGCCGAGCATCTGCATATCTCTCAATCTGCTGTTACCGCACGTATCAAAGGACTGGAAGCAGCGGTCGGCAAAACGCTGTTCCTGCGCGACAATCGCAATGTCAGCCTGACACAGGCGGGCATCGCCTTCCTCCCTTACGCGGAGCGGATGATGCGACTGTATGAGGAGAGCAAGCTGACGCTGTCGGAGCAATTCGAGCACCAGCTCGTCCTGAGCGGGCCTGGCTCTGTGTGGCACTATCGGTATCTGCCTCATATACTCGCGTTCCGTGAAGCCCACCCCGAGATTGCAGTGAAATTCCTCAGCAACATCGATGCCGGCTATATGGTCCGCGATCTACTGCAAGACGGCGTCGTGCACGTCTCCGTTCGTTTTGATCCGCCCGCTCATCCGAAGGTGACTCAGCAGCTCCTGTTTGAGGATGAGATTATACTTGTCTCCGCTGTAGAACGGACAGCCGCGGTGGATAAGGCGGACTTCTTCTCCCCTTCTTACTTGCATATCGAGTGGGGCTACCCTTTCCCAGACTGGTTTGCTGGCGTAGTGGGCAATGGGTATGTACCTGCGCTGCATACCGATCATTCCACCATTATGCTGACGATGCTGCTGCAAGGCACTGGTTTCGGTTTTTTGCCAATATCGATTGCGCAGCCTTATCTGGATGAGAAGCAGCTGTTTCGGCTGCCATGCGAGTTTGAGACGCCGACGATCAGAGCGTATGCGCAGTATCTCACCGAACAGCAGGAGCATCTCACCGTGAGATTGGGGCTGGAGCTGCTGGGCATGTAA
- a CDS encoding GNAT family N-acetyltransferase, with amino-acid sequence MQNMTYQQLHAINDFDLQELSELLIKVVEDGASIGFLPPLSEQDAAQYWTTVLARDVILFVARMNGRIAGTVQLHLCMKPNGTHRAEIAKLMTHPDCRRNGIGRQLMLAAEERAKREARSLLVLDTREGDPSNLLYTSLGYIQAGRIPGFAQSANGELDATILYYKKI; translated from the coding sequence ATGCAAAATATGACGTACCAACAACTGCATGCCATTAATGATTTCGACCTACAGGAGCTGTCCGAGCTGCTGATAAAGGTAGTGGAGGATGGGGCATCCATTGGCTTCTTGCCGCCGCTATCTGAACAAGATGCCGCACAATATTGGACAACTGTACTTGCGCGGGACGTTATCCTGTTCGTTGCGCGCATGAACGGACGCATAGCCGGCACTGTTCAGCTCCATCTATGCATGAAGCCAAACGGCACTCACCGCGCGGAGATCGCGAAGCTCATGACACACCCCGACTGCAGGCGTAACGGAATCGGACGTCAGCTCATGCTGGCTGCAGAGGAAAGAGCGAAGCGAGAGGCTCGTTCATTACTCGTCCTCGATACAAGAGAAGGTGATCCATCGAATTTGCTGTATACTTCGCTTGGTTACATCCAAGCAGGGCGAATACCAGGCTTTGCACAATCAGCTAATGGAGAACTAGACGCAACGATTCTATATTACAAAAAGATATAA
- a CDS encoding glycosyltransferase, giving the protein MIVAVLLICACSAGLLLFRRNTVPVLLPHRSLPHEKLSVIIPARNEERNLAYLLRSLQEQTIGQMEIIVVDDHSDDRTREIAEHFGVTVISCPALPLGWTGKNWAVWNGYQRASGDLIAFLDADVRLAPHAMEALLAARAQKGGTISAVPYHEAEKFYERLALIPNLLGLYAFTSPMERKNPQKGLYGSCILTTRADYEKVNGHESVKAELLDDLNLGARFMQAGIPVNNYIGYGTVSFRMYPGGIRSEIEGFSKGAVLSTSKLSLWTTLLVAVWLIGLIVAETAPFLLGTSFALPLAVGYVLYTAQIYYFIHYTGRFGRWLPALHPISTVFFLFIMLYSLYQVVFFGQVAWKGRRIEVGGE; this is encoded by the coding sequence ATGATAGTTGCTGTATTACTCATTTGCGCTTGCTCTGCGGGGCTGCTGCTGTTCCGCCGAAATACGGTGCCGGTGCTGCTGCCACATCGCTCGCTGCCGCATGAAAAGCTGTCTGTCATCATACCAGCCCGAAATGAAGAGCGTAACCTAGCCTATCTGCTCCGCTCCCTTCAGGAGCAGACAATAGGGCAGATGGAGATAATCGTTGTCGATGATCATTCCGATGACCGTACGCGCGAGATTGCTGAACACTTCGGGGTGACCGTCATCTCGTGCCCGGCACTGCCGCTAGGATGGACAGGCAAGAACTGGGCCGTATGGAATGGCTATCAGCGAGCGAGCGGTGACCTTATCGCTTTTCTCGATGCAGATGTTCGGCTTGCGCCGCATGCGATGGAAGCGCTGCTTGCAGCAAGAGCGCAGAAGGGCGGAACGATCTCCGCTGTGCCCTATCACGAGGCGGAGAAGTTCTATGAGCGGCTCGCGCTGATTCCGAATCTGCTAGGTCTCTACGCATTTACGTCGCCAATGGAACGGAAGAATCCGCAGAAGGGGCTCTATGGCTCCTGCATTCTAACGACGAGAGCAGACTACGAGAAGGTCAATGGCCATGAGAGCGTGAAGGCAGAGCTGCTCGATGATCTTAATCTTGGAGCGCGGTTCATGCAAGCGGGTATTCCGGTTAACAATTATATTGGTTATGGCACGGTGTCGTTTCGGATGTATCCTGGCGGCATTCGCAGTGAAATCGAAGGGTTCAGCAAAGGGGCAGTACTCAGCACGAGCAAGCTCAGCTTATGGACGACACTGCTTGTTGCCGTCTGGCTGATTGGCCTGATTGTGGCGGAGACGGCTCCTTTTCTGCTGGGGACGTCCTTTGCACTGCCGCTCGCGGTAGGTTATGTGCTCTACACGGCGCAAATTTATTATTTTATCCACTATACGGGCCGTTTCGGGAGGTGGCTGCCTGCGCTGCATCCGATTAGCACGGTCTTTTTCCTGTTTATTATGCTGTACTCGCTCTATCAGGTTGTATTCTTCGGGCAGGTCGCTTGGAAAGGCAGGCGAATCGAGGTTGGGGGCGAATAA
- a CDS encoding glycerol-3-phosphate acyltransferase, with the protein MIVVWTLLAFLSGGLMFSYWLGLLAKQNLKEHGDGNPGALNLWKAAGYTYGLTGILLDFLKGYLPIFMLIRSDVLTGFELVLPCSAAVLGHIFSPFMKLRGGKAIAVTFGVWSGLTAFKGSLGYAIILAILLLTGRLLSKGRATSSDADGFQVVLGMLVLTIYTFLFDYSTSITIFGFINFLLLLYSHRKELRRFAGTLNVHMKR; encoded by the coding sequence ATGATCGTTGTATGGACGCTGCTGGCATTCCTCTCCGGCGGGCTAATGTTCTCTTATTGGCTTGGTCTGCTCGCGAAACAGAATCTGAAGGAGCATGGCGACGGCAATCCAGGCGCGCTTAATCTGTGGAAGGCTGCGGGTTACACGTATGGGCTGACCGGTATATTGCTTGATTTTCTAAAAGGTTACCTTCCCATCTTCATGTTAATTCGCTCGGACGTGTTAACCGGCTTTGAGCTCGTCCTTCCATGCTCCGCAGCAGTGCTGGGCCATATCTTCTCGCCTTTCATGAAGCTCCGAGGCGGCAAGGCGATTGCGGTGACGTTCGGTGTTTGGAGCGGGCTCACGGCATTCAAGGGTTCACTCGGTTATGCCATTATTCTCGCTATTCTGCTGCTTACAGGAAGACTGCTCAGCAAAGGCAGAGCAACCTCGTCAGATGCAGATGGCTTCCAAGTCGTGCTCGGCATGCTTGTCCTGACCATTTACACGTTCCTCTTCGATTACTCCACTTCAATTACTATATTCGGATTTATTAACTTCCTGCTTTTACTGTACTCTCATCGCAAAGAGCTGCGCCGGTTTGCCGGCACGCTTAACGTTCATATGAAACGCTAA
- a CDS encoding Gfo/Idh/MocA family protein: MNGRVLNVGLIGLGEVAQVVHLPVLQSLPEQYRIAAICDISPKLLAHVGSQYGVDKLYTDMKELVRQEDLDVVFVLNSDEYHADCAIEAANQGKHVLIEKPMCLTFAEAEAIIEARDRNGVHIMIGYMRRYAASFVQAVQEIGGLDNITYARVRDIIGQNHFFIRPTSRTVMFDDIPEEAKADRKERAERLGREATGLEPDSPLFSFYRLLAGLGSHDLSAMREAIGMPKACLGAKLSTHKDSIFLNAILDYGTFSVTYETGMDQQGRFDAHVEVYASRKTVKVQYDTPYIRHLPTKLHIYETEGEAYTESVIRPTLTDPYTLEMKHLYDVITNDYAPKTTPEDAREDLYIFQMIMNALQS, from the coding sequence ATGAACGGACGCGTGCTTAATGTTGGACTGATTGGGCTTGGAGAGGTGGCTCAGGTCGTCCATTTGCCGGTGCTTCAATCGCTGCCGGAGCAATACCGAATTGCTGCAATATGCGATATTTCACCGAAGCTGCTGGCGCATGTCGGCAGCCAGTACGGAGTAGACAAGCTGTATACCGATATGAAGGAGCTTGTCAGGCAAGAGGATCTTGATGTTGTGTTCGTGCTCAATAGTGACGAGTATCATGCGGATTGTGCCATTGAAGCTGCTAATCAGGGGAAGCATGTCCTGATCGAGAAGCCGATGTGTCTCACGTTTGCCGAAGCGGAAGCGATTATTGAAGCAAGGGACCGTAATGGTGTTCATATAATGATCGGTTACATGCGCCGTTATGCAGCATCGTTCGTTCAAGCCGTACAAGAGATCGGCGGATTAGACAACATTACATATGCCAGAGTGCGCGATATTATTGGGCAAAATCACTTCTTTATTCGTCCGACGAGCCGTACAGTGATGTTCGACGATATTCCAGAGGAAGCTAAGGCCGATCGCAAAGAGAGAGCGGAGCGGCTCGGTCGTGAGGCTACGGGACTTGAACCGGATTCGCCGCTGTTTAGCTTCTACCGGCTGCTCGCAGGACTTGGCAGCCATGACCTATCGGCGATGCGCGAGGCGATTGGTATGCCGAAGGCTTGTCTCGGGGCGAAGCTGTCGACTCATAAGGACAGTATTTTCTTAAATGCGATTCTCGATTATGGCACGTTCTCCGTTACGTATGAGACAGGAATGGATCAGCAAGGTCGCTTCGATGCTCATGTGGAAGTGTATGCAAGCCGTAAGACGGTGAAGGTGCAGTACGATACGCCATATATTCGCCATCTGCCGACGAAGCTGCACATCTATGAGACCGAGGGTGAAGCTTACACGGAATCGGTCATCCGTCCGACGCTAACTGATCCGTACACGCTGGAGATGAAGCATCTGTACGATGTTATTACGAACGATTATGCACCAAAGACGACGCCTGAGGATGCACGCGAGGATCTGTATATTTTCCAAATGATTATGAATGCGCTTCAATCCTAA
- a CDS encoding GH116 family glycosyl hydrolase translates to MSQQYNGVYTGERNTHIAFPLGGIGAGMLCLEGTGALSHFAMHHRPNNLNEPMVFSALSVKTPSGDIVARVLEGQVPRRKIFGTKVKDYESGPGSGLYGKHFGLPRFAESSFEGRFPFGTVSLQDEKMPVDVSIQGWSPFIPLNANDSSLPAAGLEFTFENKTSESLELVYSFHAANFMSSWNTEGRRVLRAEGEANGFVLDQPALAGEPWKRGSFSAVTDDPRAEVDCAWFRGGWFDSVTMIWNKVTAGESCEHPPVTEGAPSPGASLYVPLELLPYERQTVRVMLSWYVPDSNLHAGIPVEVAEQEGASSSAGAGIDVVAGGCYKPWYAGRFSDITDVAGYWSQHYSRLRAESEAFTASFFGTSLPEELAEAAAANLSILKSPTVLRQTDGRFWAWEGSEDLQGSCHGTCTHVWNYAQALSHLFPELERTIRDTEFEEGQDAAGHQNFRVPLPIQPADHTFHAAADGQLGGIMKVYREWRISGDTAWLQEIWPKVKQSLHYCIVTWDPDKTGVLSEPHHNTYDIEFWGPDGMCSSIYLGALKAAARIAEACGDAADSDGYEEIYRRGRLYMEQELFNGEYFEQRIVWEGLHAPSPLATKDAWNVNYSAEARALLEEEGPKYQYGKGCLSDGVIGAWLAEMCGLGDILDQDKVRSHLLSVYNYNLKRDLTEHANPQRPGFALGAEGGLLLCTWPKGGKLSLPFVYSDEVWTGIEYQVASHLMALGSVQEGLDIVRTCRDRYDGRTRNPFNEYECGHWYARAMASYGLLQGWGGVRYDAAERKLHVSPRIAGDYSVFLCTAGGYGHAGMRDGAPFVDVKAGQITVDHMELM, encoded by the coding sequence GTGAGTCAGCAATATAACGGTGTTTATACAGGCGAGCGCAATACCCATATTGCGTTCCCGTTAGGCGGCATTGGAGCAGGGATGCTCTGTCTGGAAGGTACAGGAGCGTTGTCGCACTTCGCGATGCATCATAGGCCGAACAACTTGAATGAGCCGATGGTGTTCTCTGCTCTTAGCGTGAAGACTCCGAGCGGCGACATAGTTGCGAGAGTGCTGGAAGGACAAGTGCCGCGGCGCAAAATATTCGGGACCAAAGTGAAGGACTACGAATCGGGACCGGGAAGTGGGCTGTATGGCAAACATTTTGGACTGCCGAGGTTTGCCGAGAGCAGCTTCGAGGGGCGGTTTCCTTTTGGAACGGTGAGTCTTCAGGATGAGAAGATGCCTGTTGATGTGTCCATTCAGGGATGGAGTCCATTCATTCCGCTAAATGCGAACGATTCCAGCTTGCCTGCGGCAGGCTTGGAATTCACCTTCGAGAACAAGACGAGTGAATCGCTTGAGCTCGTATATTCGTTCCATGCAGCGAATTTCATGAGCAGCTGGAACACGGAAGGGCGCCGCGTACTGCGGGCCGAAGGAGAGGCGAACGGCTTCGTGCTGGATCAGCCGGCGCTTGCGGGCGAGCCGTGGAAACGGGGTTCGTTCAGTGCGGTTACCGATGATCCGCGGGCTGAAGTGGATTGTGCTTGGTTCAGAGGCGGCTGGTTTGATTCGGTGACAATGATCTGGAACAAGGTGACGGCAGGCGAGTCGTGCGAGCATCCGCCGGTGACAGAAGGAGCGCCAAGTCCAGGCGCAAGTCTCTATGTGCCTCTGGAGCTGCTGCCGTATGAGCGGCAAACCGTGAGAGTCATGCTGTCCTGGTACGTGCCGGATTCGAATTTGCATGCAGGCATTCCTGTTGAAGTTGCGGAGCAGGAGGGGGCCAGCTCCAGTGCTGGAGCTGGCATTGACGTTGTTGCAGGCGGCTGCTATAAGCCTTGGTATGCAGGACGGTTTAGCGATATTACGGATGTGGCGGGTTATTGGTCACAGCACTACTCTCGATTGCGAGCGGAAAGCGAAGCCTTCACGGCGAGCTTCTTCGGCACTTCATTGCCGGAAGAGCTTGCGGAAGCGGCGGCTGCGAACTTGTCTATATTGAAGTCGCCGACGGTGCTCAGACAGACTGACGGCAGGTTCTGGGCGTGGGAAGGCAGCGAGGATCTGCAAGGCAGCTGCCACGGTACGTGTACGCATGTATGGAACTACGCGCAGGCGCTGTCGCACTTGTTCCCTGAGCTGGAGCGCACCATTCGCGATACGGAGTTCGAAGAGGGCCAGGATGCAGCGGGCCATCAGAATTTCCGCGTGCCGCTGCCGATCCAGCCGGCTGATCATACGTTCCATGCCGCAGCCGACGGGCAGCTTGGCGGCATTATGAAGGTATATCGGGAGTGGCGGATTAGCGGAGACACGGCTTGGCTGCAGGAGATTTGGCCGAAGGTGAAGCAAAGTCTCCACTACTGCATCGTTACGTGGGACCCGGACAAAACCGGCGTGCTCTCTGAGCCGCATCACAATACGTATGACATTGAATTTTGGGGACCGGATGGCATGTGCTCATCCATTTATCTCGGCGCTCTGAAAGCAGCTGCCCGCATCGCGGAGGCTTGCGGGGACGCTGCCGATTCCGATGGGTATGAGGAGATATACCGGCGTGGTCGCTTGTATATGGAGCAGGAACTGTTTAACGGAGAGTATTTTGAACAGCGCATTGTGTGGGAGGGGCTGCACGCTCCGTCGCCACTTGCGACTAAGGATGCATGGAACGTCAATTACTCCGCTGAAGCGCGAGCGCTGCTCGAGGAGGAAGGGCCGAAATATCAATACGGCAAAGGCTGCCTCTCTGACGGCGTCATCGGTGCGTGGCTTGCAGAAATGTGCGGGCTCGGCGACATTCTCGATCAGGATAAAGTGAGGAGCCATCTGCTCAGCGTCTATAACTATAACTTGAAGCGCGACTTGACGGAGCATGCCAACCCGCAGCGGCCTGGCTTTGCGCTTGGAGCTGAAGGCGGCTTGCTGCTGTGTACATGGCCGAAGGGCGGCAAGTTATCGCTGCCGTTCGTGTATAGCGATGAAGTGTGGACAGGGATTGAATATCAGGTGGCGTCCCATCTGATGGCGCTTGGCAGTGTGCAGGAGGGACTGGATATCGTGCGCACTTGCCGTGACCGCTATGACGGACGGACCCGCAATCCGTTCAATGAGTATGAGTGCGGCCATTGGTATGCGCGGGCGATGGCGTCATACGGGCTTCTTCAAGGCTGGGGAGGCGTGCGCTATGACGCTGCTGAGCGGAAGCTCCATGTATCGCCGCGGATCGCAGGGGATTACAGTGTCTTCCTCTGCACGGCTGGCGGCTACGGGCATGCTGGTATGCGGGATGGAGCACCTTTTGTGGATGTGAAAGCAGGACAGATTACTGTTGATCATATGGAACTCATGTAG
- a CDS encoding phytanoyl-CoA dioxygenase family protein: protein MAKVLTEAQVQHFKEKGWVKVEGAYPREEALKVQDFLWGELAKRGIHKEDKDSWTEPVVRLGNYVDPVMDGLNSERLTGAIEDLLGEGRWQEGKKMQGAMWGGYIINFGPEIPGGWHYDGSHFRHYLDSWEQGLLLVCLFSSVKKGGSGTLVAEGSHHIVSKVLAQHPEGMGLGEALRECAKHPWLAELIGKKQPASDDIYADTPEQDKREQDKLSKKEHLAKFMDNTYEDPEGYSLRVVETTGEPGDLVLCHPFLYHAPSTNELGIPRFMCNRVAPTHERMNFNRENPEDYSVVEQMIREALGLKDGERCEWARVEASKVE from the coding sequence ATGGCGAAAGTGTTGACTGAAGCGCAAGTGCAGCATTTTAAAGAAAAAGGCTGGGTCAAGGTCGAAGGTGCCTATCCGCGCGAAGAGGCGCTGAAGGTGCAGGATTTCCTATGGGGAGAGCTCGCGAAACGGGGCATTCACAAGGAGGATAAGGACAGCTGGACGGAGCCGGTTGTTAGACTTGGCAACTACGTGGACCCGGTTATGGATGGACTGAACTCTGAGCGTCTGACCGGTGCGATTGAAGATTTGCTTGGGGAAGGGCGCTGGCAGGAAGGGAAGAAGATGCAAGGCGCGATGTGGGGCGGCTACATCATTAACTTCGGGCCAGAGATTCCGGGCGGCTGGCATTACGACGGCAGTCATTTCCGTCATTACTTGGACAGCTGGGAACAAGGGCTGCTGCTGGTCTGTCTGTTCTCTAGTGTGAAGAAGGGCGGCTCGGGCACGCTTGTTGCGGAGGGCTCGCATCATATTGTGTCGAAGGTATTGGCACAGCATCCGGAGGGCATGGGGCTTGGCGAGGCGCTGCGTGAATGCGCGAAGCATCCTTGGCTGGCAGAGTTGATCGGCAAGAAGCAGCCTGCTTCGGACGATATTTATGCCGACACTCCGGAGCAAGACAAGCGAGAGCAAGATAAGCTATCAAAGAAGGAGCATCTCGCAAAGTTTATGGACAACACGTACGAGGATCCGGAAGGTTACTCCTTGCGCGTAGTTGAGACGACTGGGGAGCCGGGGGATCTGGTGCTCTGTCACCCGTTTCTGTACCACGCCCCGTCAACAAATGAGCTTGGCATACCGCGTTTCATGTGCAATCGCGTCGCACCGACGCATGAGCGGATGAACTTCAATCGGGAGAATCCGGAGGATTACTCGGTTGTCGAGCAGATGATTCGCGAGGCACTTGGTTTGAAGGATGGAGAACGCTGCGAGTGGGCTAGGGTAGAGGCGAGTAAAGTAGAGTAG
- a CDS encoding AbrB family transcriptional regulator, with translation MGKTLIAALLGGILFKLLHAPIPWLLGPMLAVLIGSKIFGRTSAFRWSSSVRNSGMITVGYTIGLAMTASAIEEMSHQLMSMVLMIVLLLLFCAGMAFVVAKLSGTDFKTALLGSVPGGLTQVLALAEETEGVNVTIVTVTQVIRLMMIIVCIPIVVFSPLLGGSHDTGGAVAELHHAAATWSGLLPGMLWFAPVAIGCAVLGNRVNFPTAYLLGPAIGTAVLQLCGLEGPALPAFLIDAAQLMIGAYVGLLLKPEQLENKLRTISLAVGSGLLLIVGAWGFSLLLTKLYPISMPTALLSLAPGGMDQMGIIAHEIDADLSMVAGYQLFRMFFIFFAVPPLLRLLFRRSLKRSSSEG, from the coding sequence ATGGGGAAGACACTTATAGCCGCGCTGCTCGGCGGAATTCTGTTCAAGCTGCTGCATGCGCCGATCCCTTGGCTGCTTGGGCCGATGCTTGCTGTTTTGATCGGTTCGAAGATTTTTGGGCGGACATCCGCGTTCAGGTGGTCCTCCTCCGTTCGGAATTCGGGGATGATAACGGTTGGCTACACGATCGGGCTGGCTATGACCGCTTCAGCGATTGAGGAAATGTCCCATCAGCTGATGTCGATGGTGCTGATGATTGTGCTGCTGCTGTTGTTCTGCGCAGGTATGGCGTTTGTCGTTGCGAAGCTGTCGGGGACGGACTTCAAAACCGCGCTGCTCGGCAGTGTGCCCGGCGGGCTGACACAGGTGCTGGCGCTGGCGGAGGAGACCGAAGGCGTCAATGTCACCATCGTCACGGTCACGCAGGTCATCCGGCTCATGATGATTATTGTATGTATTCCCATTGTGGTGTTCAGTCCGCTGCTCGGCGGCTCGCATGACACTGGCGGGGCAGTGGCAGAGCTTCATCACGCGGCTGCAACTTGGAGCGGGCTGCTCCCGGGCATGCTTTGGTTCGCGCCGGTGGCGATAGGGTGCGCGGTGCTCGGCAACCGCGTCAACTTCCCGACCGCATACCTGCTCGGGCCGGCGATTGGCACGGCTGTGCTGCAGCTGTGCGGCTTGGAAGGGCCGGCGCTTCCGGCGTTTCTCATTGATGCGGCGCAGCTCATGATCGGCGCCTATGTCGGGCTGCTCTTGAAGCCGGAGCAGCTGGAGAATAAGCTGCGGACGATCTCGCTCGCAGTGGGCAGCGGACTGCTGCTCATCGTCGGAGCGTGGGGATTCAGCTTGCTGCTGACGAAGCTGTACCCGATCTCGATGCCAACAGCGCTGCTCAGCCTGGCGCCGGGCGGAATGGACCAAATGGGCATCATCGCGCATGAGATTGATGCCGACCTGTCCATGGTCGCGGGGTACCAGCTGTTCCGCATGTTCTTTATCTTCTTCGCCGTTCCACCGCTGCTGCGGCTGTTATTCCGGCGCTCGCTTAAGCGCAGCTCAAGCGAGGGGTAG
- a CDS encoding LacI family DNA-binding transcriptional regulator, which translates to MSKKVTTHDISLSLGLSRNTVSKALNDHPSITTETKRRVIEQAIAMGYKKVKPIVAAQSPSSEGSSAGKPKSIAYITKHQLYHGTGFWMNVMSGVEEITSGNGYEMKISFVKNEDIDALVLPAVLTSGDIAGFIVAGSMDKPYTEALLQLPIPKVFININPELPLSGLETDVVFMENEDSIYQITSQLIASGHRELGFIGDISSCRSFMERWFGFQRAHFDAGLPINPAYCITSASADGFQNYEGFTRSLKEMKELPDAFVCVNDKIALNVIKYAGEIGKSIPGDMAVSGFDQIEEAEFLGYTLTTVAHDEHQLGLRATEQLLQRLSKPDRAYETIRLATKVVFGESTRTAVRG; encoded by the coding sequence TTGAGCAAAAAGGTGACGACCCACGATATTTCGTTAAGTCTCGGCCTTTCCCGAAACACGGTCTCCAAGGCGCTTAACGACCATCCCAGCATTACAACCGAAACCAAGCGACGAGTCATCGAGCAGGCGATTGCGATGGGCTATAAGAAGGTAAAGCCAATCGTAGCTGCGCAGTCTCCTTCCTCTGAAGGTAGCTCGGCTGGCAAGCCGAAGAGCATCGCTTATATTACGAAGCATCAGCTGTATCACGGCACAGGCTTCTGGATGAACGTGATGAGCGGCGTTGAGGAAATTACGAGCGGCAACGGCTACGAGATGAAGATTAGCTTCGTGAAGAACGAAGATATCGACGCGCTTGTGCTGCCCGCCGTATTGACAAGCGGTGATATTGCCGGCTTTATTGTAGCTGGCAGCATGGACAAGCCATACACGGAGGCGCTTCTTCAGCTCCCGATTCCGAAAGTATTTATTAACATTAATCCGGAGCTTCCGCTCTCCGGTCTCGAGACAGATGTCGTGTTCATGGAGAATGAGGACAGCATCTACCAAATTACGAGTCAGCTCATTGCATCTGGCCATCGGGAGCTCGGCTTTATCGGCGATATCAGCTCCTGCCGCAGCTTCATGGAGCGCTGGTTCGGCTTTCAGCGCGCGCACTTCGATGCCGGCCTGCCCATAAATCCGGCTTATTGCATCACGTCGGCAAGCGCGGATGGCTTCCAGAACTATGAAGGGTTCACACGCTCGCTGAAAGAGATGAAGGAGCTGCCTGACGCATTCGTCTGCGTCAACGACAAGATCGCGCTTAACGTCATTAAGTACGCCGGCGAGATCGGCAAATCCATCCCGGGCGACATGGCCGTCTCGGGCTTTGACCAGATTGAGGAAGCGGAGTTCCTCGGTTACACGCTGACGACGGTGGCGCACGACGAGCACCAACTCGGCCTGCGAGCTACGGAGCAATTGCTGCAGCGGCTGAGCAAGCCGGACCGCGCTTACGAGACCATCCGCCTCGCGACGAAAGTGGTATTCGGCGAAAGTACGAGGACCGCTGTGAGGGGATAG